One window of Carassius auratus strain Wakin unplaced genomic scaffold, ASM336829v1 scaf_tig00215808, whole genome shotgun sequence genomic DNA carries:
- the LOC113095893 gene encoding short transient receptor potential channel 4-associated protein-like, with translation MAKLLGPESPWMGGKKRNRNRNIVNRIRQSQIAGRGFSRGTQLPEALLQERDKRAKWHGIPVLLQELYESSHLNSDYTRTHVVLKELSSLLSMEAMSFVTEERKTAQESTFPNTYTFDLFGGVDLLVELLMRPSLTTLQKPKMNDDLVKECLSVLYNCCICTEGVTKSLASRDDFVLFLFTLMTNKKTFLQTATLIEDILGVKKEMIQLEWIQNLSGLVQSFDQQQLANFCRILSVTISEPDVGNDDKHTLLAKNAQQKRNTSPSRAEVNQVTLLNIPGFIERLCKLATRKVSESTGTSNFLQELEEWYTWLDNTLVLDALMQIATDEAEHSSTESSDESTLATIPLRHRLPQSMKIVHEIMYKVEVLYVLCVLLMGRQRNQVHKMLAEFRLIPGLNNLFEKLIWRKYTASNHVVHGQNENCDCSPEISFKIQFLRLLQSFSDHHENKYLLLNAQELNELSAISLKANIPEVEALVNTDRSLVCDGKKGLLTRLLTVMKKEPPDSSFRFWQARAVESFLRGATSYADQMFLLKRGLLEHILFCIIDSGCKSRDVLQSYFDLLGELMKFNMDAFMRFNKYVNTEEKFQVFLTQINSSLVDSNMLVRCIVLSLDRFESQTEDVKMVEVLSECCLLSYMARVENRLTFLFRLVNIINVQTLTQENVSCLNTSLVILMLARRRGKLPFYLNALREKEYAEKYPGCLLNNFHTLLRFWQQHYLNKDKDSTCLENSSCIPFSFWKETVSVLLREDRTCPCAIISYIDEPYMELDRNLLGQRG, from the exons CTCCCAGAGGCTCTTCTTCAGGAGAGAGATAAGAGGGCGAAATGGCACGGGATTCCAGTCTTGCTCCAAGAGCTGTACGAGAGCAGCCACCTAAACAGTGACTACACCCGCACACACGTTGTCCTGAAG GAACTGTCATCCCTGCTGTCTATGGAGGCCATGTCTTTTGTGACAGAGGAGAGAAAGACGGCACAGGAGTCCACTTTTCCCAACACGTACACCTTTGACCTGTTTGGAGGTGTAGAT CTGCTGGTGGAGCTTCTGATGAGACCCTCTCTGACTACTCTACAAAAACCCAAGA TGAACGATGACTTGGTGAAGGAATGCCTTAGCGTGCTGTACAATTGCTGCATATGT ACGGAAGGAGTCACAAAAAGCTTGGCATCAAGGGACGATTTTGTATTATTTCTCTTCACGTTGATGACAAATAAGAAGACCTTTTTGCAAACCGCTACATTAATTGAGGATATTCTTGGAGTCAAAAAG GAAATGATTCAGCTGGAGTGGATCCAGAACCTGTCAGGACTGGTTCAGAGCTTTGACCAGCAGCAGCTCGCCAACTTCTGTCGTATCCTCTCCGTCACCATCTCTGAGCCCGATGTGGGGAACgatgacaaacacacactcctggCTAAAAACGCACAGCAGAAACGCAATACCAGCCCCTCACGTGCCGAGGTCAACCAGG TCACACTCCTAAACATCCCCGGCTTCATTGAACGTCTCTGCAAGTTGGCCACACGGAAGGTGTCCGAGTCAACTGGAACGTCAAACTTTCTGCAGGAACTGGAGGAATGGTACACATGGCTCGACAACACTCTAGTGCTGGACGCTCTCATGCAGATAGCAACTGATGAAGCCGAGCACAGTAGCACAG AATCATCTGATGAGAGTACACTGGCCACCATCCCTCTGAGGCATCGTTTGCCGCAGTCCATGAAGATCGTTCATGAGATCATGTATAAGGTGGAAGTGCTTTACGTGCTGTGTGTCCTACTCATGGGCCGACAGCGGAACCAG GTGCATAAGATGCTGGCAGAGTTTCGTTTGATTCCTGGACTCAATAACCTTTTTGAGAAGCTCATCTGGAGGAAATACACCGCCTCGAATCACGTGGTTCATGGACAGAACGAAAACTGTGATTGCAGTCCG GAAATCTCATTTAAAATCCAGTTCTTGAGGCTTCTGCAGAGCTTTAGTGACCACCATGA gAACAAGTATCTCCTTTTGAACGCTCAGGAGCTGAATGAGTTGAGTGCCATCTCCCTAAAGGCAAACATCCCTGAGGTGGAGGCTCTAGTAAACACTGACAG gagtttAGTGTGTGATGGTAAAAAAGGGCTTCTCACGCGACTCCTCACGGTTATGAAAAAAGAACCGCCGGACTCTTCCTTCAG GTTCTGGCAGGCCAGAGCTGTTGAGAGCTTCCTCAGAGGGGCCACCTCATATGCAGACCAGATGTTTCTGCTGAAGAGAGGCTTGCTGGAG CACATCCTCTTCTGCATCATCGACAGCGGCTGCAAGTCCAGAGATGTTCTGCAGAGCTACTTTGACCTGCTTGGGGAGCTTATGAAGTTCAACATGGATGCCTTCATGAGATTTAACAAATACGTCAACACAGAGGAAAAG TTCCAGGTGTTCCTCACCCAGATCAACAGCTCTCTGGTGGACTCCAACATGCTTGTGCGATGTATCGTCCTCTCTCTAGATCGATTTGAGAGCCAGACAGAGGATGTGAAAA TGGTTGAAGTGCTGTCTGAGTGCTGTCTGCTGTCCTACATGGCTCGAGTGGAGAACAGACTTACCTTCCTTTTTAGGCTGGTTAACATCATCAACGTGCAAACCCTCACACAG GAGAATGTGAGCTGTCTTAACACCAGTCTGGTGATTCTGATGCTGGCCCGGAGGAGAGGCAAGCTCCCTTTTTACCTGAATGCACTGCGGGAAAAGGAGTATGCAGAGAAGTATCCCGGCTGCCTGCTCAACAACTTTCATACCTTGCTGCGCTTTTGGCAGCAGCACTACCTGAACAAGGACAAGGACAGCACCTGCCTGGAGAAC AGCTCCTGTATTCCATTCAGTTTCTGGAAGGAGACCGTGTCAGTACTGCTCCGAGAGGACAGGACTTGTCCCTGTGCCATTATCAGCTACATAGATGAGCCTTACATGGAGCTAGACCGGAACCTTCTAG GCCAACGCGGGTGA